The window TCACAAACATCGGCGGGTCGGCGGAGGTTACCGCATTGATGCTGAATTCCACCGGGAACTCGGTGCCATCCCGATACAGCGCGGTCATTTCTAAGCGGTGGCCGATGACCTTGCTGATGCCCGTGTCCAGGTAGGTTTTTAACTCCTGATGATGGAGTTCACGCAGAGGTTCCGGCAGGATGCAGTCGGCCAGATTGCGCCCCATGATTTCATGCCGCCGCCAACCAAAGGTGTGTTCTGCGGCGACGTTCCAGTCCATCACGGCACCATCGTCACTCATCAGGATCACGGCATCCAGGGAGGTTTTGAGGAGGGACTGATTGCGCCGTTCTTCCTCCCGCAGAGCGGACCAGGCATCCCGGGCGCGGAGCTCCTGCACATCCAGGGCACGGCTGGCGGAGACGATGAGCGCGTAGAGCAGGATGAGCCCGCCGAAGAGCATGAAGGCGGTGCCTTCCCCCGGTGCCACCAGGCCCCAGGAGCGGCCTTTTCCCACCAGCCAGGCCAGGACGATGAGGGAGATGGTGGAGCCGGGTAACAGCCAGCGCAGCAGGGTGCCTCCTGCGCCCTGCGACAGGATGCGCCGGATGGGCTGCCGATCTCCACGCAGAGCGAGCACCCCCATGGCGCCTAAGACGAGACTGACCGCCACATGCAGCAAGACATTGGTGGAGCGCAGAATGCCTGTGAAGCCCGATGACCCGGTGAGGTAGCCGACCAGGGCAAAGCACGCGGGCAAAGCGGATAGAACAGCCAGAATGGGGGCTGCAAACACTCGCCGCACACGCCCGATGTCCAGGCTCCAGTCGAGCCCGATGAGGGCCAGGCCTAACATGAAGAATGATAAGGCGGCGTTCAGACTCATGCGACCGGGGGCCACCACAATGCGGTTGGCTTGGTCCTCAGGGAAGGTGGCTGGGGCAAACCATTCATCGAAACCCAAGGTCAAGCCTGCCAGATCCTGAAACGCGCTGACACCTCCGAGGATGGTGACGAAGACGCCGAAGGTCATCGCCAGGGTGCGCAGGCGGTGAGGACCGGTGCGTGGTGCCCGCAGCCAGGTGAGCAGGGAGAGGGCACTGAAGAGAAGACCCAGCGCCGTATTGGCCCGCATGATCATGATCCCCGGCCACGTGGCGATGAAGCGCAACGGCGGTAGCCACCACATCGCCAGATTACTCAAGGCAATGACGAGGATCACCAGGCCCGTGATGCGCACCGTCCACTCACAGATGCGCTGTGCCGAAACGAGTGGCACCTCGGCTTCAGATGCCATGAGTTTCGGAGGGGAAGGAAAGGACACGGAAATGAATGCGAATGCTAATGCAAGGTTCTCTCACAGAGCTGACGGTTTCCAAAGTGGATTTTCGTGGAATCGCAGGTCCATAAGCTTCGGATCAGCTTGCAGGATGCACACTTGAGGAGAAGTCGGAAACCTCAGAGCAAGCCGCGCGCCAGACCTGCGGATGCGGGCCCCGTCTCTGACGAATTCTTTGCACGAAGGAACCTGCCAGGGGCAGGGAGTGCGGTTTGAGTGAAGGTCATGCTCGCGCAAAAGCCCCCCAGAACGCCCTTCACCCATCGTGCCCACGATGTCATCTTCAACCGGGTGCATGGGGGAAACTTGGTTTATAATACCTGCTGGGAAGACCCTCGGCTGGATCGCGAGATGATGAATCTCCAGGCGGATAGCCGTGTGGTGATGATCACCAGTGCAGGGTGCAATGCCCTGGATTATCTGCTGGAGGGTCCGGCGGAGATTCACGCGGTGGATATGAACCCGCGCCAGAACGCCCTGCTGCAACTGAAGCTGGCCATGATTCAGCGCGGGCAGTTTGAGGATCTGTTTCGTCTCTTCGGTTATGGGGAGCATCCCGAGTTCCGACGCCTCCTCAGTGAGGTGAAGGATCAGCTTCACCCCTATGCGCTGCGTTACTGGAGCTCGAAGCATTATTACTTTCAGAAGTCGGCCTTAAACCCATCCTTCTACTATCGCGGCACGGCGGGACAGATGGCCTGGATCGCCTTGCAAACGTTCCTGCGCAGCCCCCGTGTGCGTGACTATGTGGAGGCTCTCCTGCATGCCCCAGATCTCCACGCTCAGCAGGCCCTCTATGAGCATGTGAAACCTGCCCTGTGGAATGGTCTCGTGTCCTGGCTGGTGCGTCAGCCCATGGCCATGACCATGCTGGGGGTGCCACGCGCCCAGATTCGGCTCATCGAGGCGCAGTTCCCCGGTGGGCTCAAAGGTTACATCCAGTCCAAGCTGTCCCAGGTGCTCACGGAGGTGCCGTTTCAGGACAACTACTTCTGG is drawn from Prosthecobacter debontii and contains these coding sequences:
- a CDS encoding PAS domain-containing hybrid sensor histidine kinase/response regulator is translated as MASEAEVPLVSAQRICEWTVRITGLVILVIALSNLAMWWLPPLRFIATWPGIMIMRANTALGLLFSALSLLTWLRAPRTGPHRLRTLAMTFGVFVTILGGVSAFQDLAGLTLGFDEWFAPATFPEDQANRIVVAPGRMSLNAALSFFMLGLALIGLDWSLDIGRVRRVFAAPILAVLSALPACFALVGYLTGSSGFTGILRSTNVLLHVAVSLVLGAMGVLALRGDRQPIRRILSQGAGGTLLRWLLPGSTISLIVLAWLVGKGRSWGLVAPGEGTAFMLFGGLILLYALIVSASRALDVQELRARDAWSALREEERRNQSLLKTSLDAVILMSDDGAVMDWNVAAEHTFGWRRHEIMGRNLADCILPEPLRELHHQELKTYLDTGISKVIGHRLEMTALYRDGTEFPVEFSINAVTSADPPMFVIIIRDITTRKNAERALREAKEQAEKASQAKDDFLAALSHELRTPLTPVLLTAAELAHDPLVSDDVRNSLAMIERHVTLEARLIDDLLDLTRISRGKLHLKPEPCDVHEVVCHALGIIQDDAAAKSLTLSVNLTARASRQMGDPARLQQVFWNLLKNAVKFTPEGGTISVHSFQDHEANTLVIEVRDTGVGFPQERADQLFLPFEQEKTNGSHQFGGLGLGLAIAQAIVHLHGGTISARSPGLGQGSVFSVSLIAQDSISLIHDHPAEEKSLRPPTGQSLHILLVEDHEPTRLVLAQMLRRAGHQILTAESIQQGLELAQKSDSPLNLVISDLGLPDGSGLELMQRLKAQHLVPTGIALSGYGMEEDLRRSREAGFASHLVKPVKFEQLQQAIAALISE
- a CDS encoding DUF3419 family protein, coding for MLAQKPPRTPFTHRAHDVIFNRVHGGNLVYNTCWEDPRLDREMMNLQADSRVVMITSAGCNALDYLLEGPAEIHAVDMNPRQNALLQLKLAMIQRGQFEDLFRLFGYGEHPEFRRLLSEVKDQLHPYALRYWSSKHYYFQKSALNPSFYYRGTAGQMAWIALQTFLRSPRVRDYVEALLHAPDLHAQQALYEHVKPALWNGLVSWLVRQPMAMTMLGVPRAQIRLIEAQFPGGLKGYIQSKLSQVLTEVPFQDNYFWRVYLTGHYTRDCCPNYLREEHQSALVAGAGRLATHSTTVANFLRENPGPYSHYVLLDHQDWLAAHKPQALAEEWQLILENSRPGTRILMRSASPVIDFIPPFARERLQMTHTQPLADYLHLQDRVGTYGCTLLADVIA